A genome region from Sebaldella sp. S0638 includes the following:
- a CDS encoding 16S rRNA (uracil(1498)-N(3))-methyltransferase — protein MLTIIIRNEDFISGNNVEITQKKDINHIKNVYRYKTGDTIRLIDGKYEYKAIITEIENKRIQLRITEKNEDKYSLKTELDIAFGILKNDKMNIALQKLTEIGVNRIIPLKTDRVVVKLEDSKEKWNTVTEEALKQCRGIKIPEIDKILTLKDINFSDYDKVLFAYENSEENKPVFTLLSGEEKRILYLVGPEGGFTEEEALYIKEQGALEISLGKRIYRAETAAIVIGGILADVYK, from the coding sequence TTGCTGACAATAATTATTCGCAATGAAGATTTTATATCAGGGAACAATGTGGAGATAACCCAGAAGAAGGATATAAACCACATAAAGAATGTTTACAGATATAAAACAGGAGATACTATCAGGCTGATAGACGGAAAATACGAATATAAAGCGATAATAACAGAAATAGAAAATAAAAGAATACAGCTTAGAATTACTGAAAAAAATGAAGACAAATATTCTCTTAAAACAGAGCTGGATATTGCTTTCGGAATTTTGAAAAATGATAAGATGAATATAGCTCTTCAGAAACTCACAGAAATAGGGGTAAATAGAATAATTCCCTTAAAGACTGACAGAGTTGTGGTAAAACTGGAAGATTCCAAGGAGAAGTGGAATACAGTGACAGAAGAGGCGTTAAAACAATGCCGTGGTATAAAAATACCCGAAATAGATAAAATCTTAACGCTGAAAGATATAAATTTTTCTGATTACGACAAAGTCTTGTTTGCGTACGAAAACAGTGAAGAAAATAAACCTGTTTTTACACTCCTTTCCGGTGAGGAAAAAAGGATACTTTATCTTGTAGGACCTGAAGGCGGTTTTACAGAAGAGGAAGCCTTATATATAAAGGAACAGGGAGCTTTGGAAATAAGTCTCGGAAAAAGAATATACAGGGCAGAAACAGCGGCTATAGTCATAGGAGGTATATTGGCAGATGTCTATAAGTAA
- the mtaB gene encoding tRNA (N(6)-L-threonylcarbamoyladenosine(37)-C(2))-methylthiotransferase MtaB → MSISKKVAFYTLGCKVNQYETEIIKKDFLENGYNEVEFEDSADVYVINTCTVTSIADKKNKKMLRRAKKINPDSVVIATGCYAQTNVEDLKEIKEVDYIIGNVKKEEVYKIYSKNLSNYQVDNIFDQKEYSSTKYAVSRDKARAFVKIQDGCTKFCSYCKIPYARGTSRSRKPDSILEEIKFLGEAGYKEIVVTGINLSEYGTDLGENVNFDYILEEILKIEEIDRVRVSSVYPDTLSEKFISLLKENKKLMPHLHVSIQSLDDKILKLMKRNYSAEFVVELLKKVQKEVPESAITADIITGFPQEEEENFWNTFENMKKINFSDFHIFPYSDREKTAAAAFTGKVEPEIKKERVKILEKLKNSKIKEFREKFLNTTQKVYIEEIKAGKAYGYTENYLRVEVNSVSHKVADIVDVKIMSSAGDLLKGEII, encoded by the coding sequence ATGTCTATAAGTAAAAAAGTCGCATTTTATACATTAGGCTGCAAAGTAAACCAGTACGAAACAGAAATCATAAAAAAAGATTTTCTGGAAAATGGTTATAATGAAGTGGAATTTGAAGACAGTGCGGATGTCTATGTGATAAATACATGTACAGTTACCAGCATAGCGGATAAAAAAAATAAGAAAATGCTCAGAAGAGCCAAAAAAATAAATCCCGACTCAGTGGTAATTGCAACAGGGTGTTATGCACAGACAAACGTAGAAGACCTGAAAGAAATAAAAGAAGTCGACTATATAATCGGAAATGTAAAAAAAGAAGAAGTGTACAAGATTTACAGTAAAAATTTATCTAACTACCAGGTAGATAATATTTTTGACCAGAAAGAGTACTCTTCGACAAAATATGCTGTTTCAAGAGATAAGGCACGGGCATTTGTAAAGATACAGGACGGATGTACTAAGTTTTGTTCTTACTGCAAGATTCCTTATGCCAGAGGTACAAGCAGATCAAGAAAGCCTGACAGTATTCTTGAGGAGATAAAATTTCTCGGAGAGGCCGGATATAAAGAAATAGTAGTAACAGGTATAAATCTGAGCGAATATGGTACAGATCTTGGCGAAAATGTGAATTTCGACTATATTCTGGAAGAAATCCTGAAAATAGAAGAAATAGACAGAGTAAGGGTAAGTTCGGTATACCCTGATACATTAAGCGAAAAATTTATTTCACTTTTGAAAGAAAATAAAAAATTAATGCCTCATCTGCATGTCTCTATACAGAGTCTGGATGATAAAATATTAAAATTAATGAAACGAAACTACAGTGCGGAGTTTGTAGTGGAACTCTTGAAGAAGGTACAGAAAGAAGTACCGGAGTCTGCTATAACTGCGGATATAATCACAGGGTTTCCCCAAGAAGAAGAAGAGAATTTTTGGAACACCTTTGAAAATATGAAAAAAATAAATTTTTCTGACTTTCATATTTTTCCGTATTCAGACAGGGAAAAGACAGCAGCAGCAGCATTTACGGGAAAAGTGGAACCTGAAATAAAAAAAGAACGGGTAAAAATTTTGGAAAAGTTGAAAAACAGCAAAATAAAAGAATTCAGGGAAAAATTCTTGAATACAACACAGAAAGTTTATATTGAGGAAATAAAAGCGGGAAAAGCTTATGGTTATACGGAGAATTATTTAAGAGTAGAGGTAAATTCAGTAAGTCACAAAGTTGCGGATATTGTGGATGTGAAAATAATGTCATCAGCTGGTGATTTATTAAAAGGAGAAATTATATGA
- a CDS encoding LytR C-terminal domain-containing protein: MKKIILILVSLFMIFGCIEYESKDVADRNRVFKSDNNFYVYYNGKFIEIPKGTYIANDKKIENYYIKKIVNKSELLNDLNKYFPDKIEYVTKGEKPKESIKLPVITSNGKTYIDSVKLEKLLVELPTRVAAQNDKENIVAEDKPVSLEGKTIEILNANGVDGFASSLGDALKAKFKIVYNAENYTQEENYSYIINNKLDENAVNELLSSLSLKYIKKMKPGQIKPDADLVIITGKDVDTGFKTEIMSAAENSAITEKLKAYTPVFTKADKYKDIDLKKLSGIQINYNPEDYYTAYKLGKLLNTTNLVEDPSLKDSIIILTKD; encoded by the coding sequence ATGAAAAAAATAATATTAATTTTAGTAAGTTTATTTATGATTTTTGGATGTATAGAGTATGAGAGTAAAGATGTAGCAGACAGAAACAGGGTTTTTAAGAGTGATAATAATTTTTACGTTTATTATAACGGGAAATTTATTGAGATTCCCAAAGGGACTTATATAGCAAATGATAAAAAGATAGAAAACTATTATATAAAAAAAATAGTTAATAAATCAGAGTTATTAAATGACTTGAATAAGTATTTTCCTGACAAGATAGAATATGTAACAAAGGGAGAAAAACCAAAAGAATCAATAAAACTTCCAGTGATTACTTCAAACGGGAAAACGTATATAGACAGTGTAAAACTGGAAAAACTGCTTGTGGAGCTTCCTACACGTGTAGCTGCTCAGAATGATAAGGAAAATATCGTGGCAGAAGATAAACCTGTCTCTCTCGAAGGAAAAACAATAGAAATACTTAATGCAAACGGAGTCGACGGTTTTGCTTCAAGTCTTGGCGATGCCCTGAAAGCAAAGTTTAAGATAGTGTATAATGCAGAAAATTATACTCAGGAAGAAAATTATTCATACATTATAAATAATAAACTTGATGAAAACGCAGTAAATGAGCTTTTGAGTTCTTTGAGCCTGAAGTATATTAAAAAGATGAAACCAGGACAGATAAAGCCTGATGCTGATCTGGTAATAATTACAGGAAAAGATGTGGATACAGGATTTAAGACAGAGATAATGTCAGCTGCTGAAAATTCGGCGATTACAGAGAAACTAAAGGCATATACACCTGTTTTTACTAAAGCGGACAAATATAAGGATATAGATTTGAAAAAATTATCAGGAATACAGATAAATTATAATCCGGAAGATTATTACACAGCGTATAAGCTCGGAAAACTGTTAAATACTACAAATCTGGTAGAAGATCCTTCACTAAAAGACAGTATTATAATTTTAACAAAAGATTAG
- the rsfS gene encoding ribosome silencing factor, giving the protein MENSVKKAIEIIESKKGENIKVYDVQGKSPFMDYVVVCDGSSSVKMEAIATELKKEISTYKSMEGAGESQWILIDFGDFVVNIFNEEKREYYNIDELYQSS; this is encoded by the coding sequence ATGGAAAATTCAGTAAAAAAAGCTATTGAAATAATAGAGAGCAAAAAGGGAGAGAACATAAAAGTGTACGATGTACAGGGAAAAAGTCCCTTTATGGATTATGTAGTGGTGTGTGACGGGAGTTCGAGCGTAAAGATGGAAGCTATCGCAACTGAACTGAAAAAAGAGATATCTACATACAAATCTATGGAAGGTGCCGGAGAAAGCCAATGGATATTAATTGATTTCGGAGATTTCGTAGTAAATATTTTTAATGAGGAAAAAAGGGAATATTATAATATCGATGAACTTTATCAAAGTAGTTAA
- the mrdA gene encoding penicillin-binding protein 2, whose translation MDIDDEGRSIAFLVIVGLISLVLIGRLVYLQIIQNDLFKQRAQRNSLKSKVMKASRGLILDRDGKILTRNNVGYQVVYIMGKKHEANPDDVLLMSEYTGMSVTDLKKRIKNQPRAGYENEVIAVEDLDKEIALRMAEKITDNERIEVREYNKRFYPEDMLASHVIGYMKPIDDKEWDVLKSDGSYNRNDYIGKRGVEKQYDKVLKGVDGEEIVEVDAHRNVKSIRDRKDSIAGKNIYLSIDLDLQRYMTEQFKNDKGAFIAMEAKTGKIIVAVSNPEYSLNFMSSRFSSEEWDKLINDPNKPLNNKFSGSAYPPGSTFKVVTGMAILESGISPQQTMYSTGSFQIGRTIFRDSHRGGHGTTNFYKAIRESVNTYFYTFSREVGIEGVAKAATDFGLGERAGIDIPGEEKGVVPTPEWKMKRFDQKWLPGDLVNMSIGQGYVLTTPLQVLMVYQGLANKGVMYKPTVVDKFVSFDGKVENKEPEVLRKLPFKPENIEIIREALKEPVSKPGGTARILYFPNLPVSAKTGTAQNTGFKDHHSWLAGYFPSDNPEIVFISLVEGGGYGGVASGDLVRKFIIKYNEKYNIAQ comes from the coding sequence ATGGATATAGATGACGAAGGGAGAAGTATAGCTTTTCTTGTGATAGTCGGACTTATTTCTCTGGTTTTGATAGGACGTCTGGTGTATTTACAGATAATACAAAATGATCTTTTTAAACAAAGAGCACAGAGAAACAGTCTGAAATCCAAGGTAATGAAGGCAAGCAGAGGATTGATACTGGACAGGGACGGTAAGATACTCACAAGAAATAATGTGGGATATCAGGTTGTCTACATAATGGGTAAAAAACATGAGGCAAATCCTGATGATGTTCTTTTGATGTCAGAATATACGGGGATGAGTGTTACCGATCTGAAAAAACGTATAAAAAATCAGCCTAGAGCCGGATATGAAAATGAAGTAATAGCAGTGGAAGATCTGGATAAGGAAATAGCTCTCAGAATGGCTGAAAAAATAACAGACAATGAGAGAATAGAAGTAAGAGAATATAATAAAAGATTTTATCCGGAAGATATGCTTGCTTCTCATGTAATAGGATATATGAAGCCTATTGATGACAAAGAATGGGATGTCCTGAAAAGTGACGGATCATATAACAGAAATGACTATATCGGAAAAAGAGGCGTCGAAAAACAGTACGATAAAGTCTTAAAAGGAGTAGACGGGGAAGAAATAGTCGAGGTAGACGCACATAGAAACGTAAAGTCCATACGTGACAGAAAAGACAGTATAGCAGGAAAAAATATCTATCTTTCAATAGATTTGGACTTACAAAGATATATGACAGAACAGTTCAAAAATGACAAGGGAGCTTTTATTGCAATGGAAGCAAAAACAGGGAAAATAATAGTAGCAGTAAGTAATCCCGAATATAGTCTGAACTTTATGTCTTCAAGATTTTCATCAGAAGAGTGGGATAAATTAATTAATGATCCTAATAAGCCTCTGAATAATAAGTTTTCAGGTTCTGCTTATCCGCCGGGATCTACTTTTAAAGTAGTAACCGGGATGGCAATACTCGAATCAGGAATAAGTCCGCAGCAGACAATGTATTCGACTGGTTCATTTCAGATAGGAAGAACAATTTTCAGAGATTCACACAGAGGCGGACATGGAACAACAAATTTTTATAAAGCAATAAGAGAATCAGTAAATACATATTTTTATACATTTTCGAGAGAGGTGGGAATAGAAGGAGTCGCAAAAGCAGCAACAGATTTCGGTTTGGGAGAAAGAGCCGGAATAGACATTCCCGGGGAAGAAAAAGGAGTAGTACCTACACCGGAATGGAAAATGAAAAGATTTGACCAGAAATGGCTTCCTGGAGATTTGGTGAATATGTCCATAGGTCAGGGTTATGTCCTTACCACACCATTACAGGTCCTGATGGTATATCAGGGATTAGCCAATAAAGGAGTAATGTATAAACCAACTGTTGTAGATAAATTTGTATCTTTTGATGGAAAAGTAGAAAACAAAGAACCTGAGGTGCTTAGAAAGCTTCCTTTTAAGCCGGAAAACATTGAAATAATAAGAGAAGCTCTGAAAGAACCTGTAAGTAAACCAGGCGGAACTGCAAGAATACTTTATTTTCCAAACTTACCTGTTTCAGCAAAAACTGGAACGGCACAAAATACCGGATTTAAAGATCACCATTCATGGCTGGCGGGATATTTCCCTTCAGATAATCCAGAAATTGTATTCATATCACTAGTAGAAGGTGGAGGATACGGAGGGGTGGCATCCGGAGATTTGGTTAGAAAGTTTATAATAAAGTATAATGAAAAATACAATATAGCACAATAA
- a CDS encoding ribonuclease J translates to MKFNYVEGKKAEKAEKEEKIEKSEKIEKNTKKGAVADKQGKEEKVYIIPLGGLEEVGKNMTAFQYKDEIVIVDAGLTFPEDEHLGIDVIIPDFTYLENNKDKIKSLLLTHGHEDHIGAIPYLFQKLGSTDITIYGGKLTLELAKAKFEKKDAVIPKMKVVKGRTKLKLSKYFSVEFISVTHSIADCYAICIKAPAGVILHSGDFKVDLTPVDGEGFDFARLSQLGEEGVDLLLSDSTNAAVPGFTPSERSVGESLREEFGKAKGRIIIAAFASHIHRLQQIVDIAQLYNRKIAIDGRSMVKVFDIASRLGYLKFPKNMIVDLQKSDKLAPEKAIILCTGTQGEPLAALSRIANGTHKYISLREGDTVIISATPIPGNEKAVYKNINHLLKKNANVVFEKVVGIHVSGHGCQEEQKIMLSLVKPKFFMPVHGEYMMLKKHKELAVATGVQPDNVILTENGNKVELTKSHCRITGKVQSGMTLIDGFGIGDVGNIVLKDRQNLADDGIVIITVSQYKNGKFNKQIELVTRGFIYNRESENLILETKELIKLELESIETKEIKEISKVKQLLKSKVGEFLYKKTNREPIILPIIMEV, encoded by the coding sequence ATGAAATTTAATTACGTGGAAGGTAAGAAAGCCGAGAAGGCAGAAAAAGAAGAGAAAATAGAAAAAAGTGAAAAAATAGAGAAAAACACTAAGAAAGGCGCTGTTGCTGATAAACAGGGCAAAGAAGAGAAAGTGTACATAATACCTCTGGGAGGACTGGAGGAAGTAGGGAAGAACATGACAGCGTTCCAGTATAAAGACGAAATAGTAATAGTGGACGCAGGGCTGACATTCCCGGAAGACGAGCATCTTGGAATAGATGTAATTATACCGGATTTTACATATCTGGAAAATAATAAAGATAAGATAAAATCTTTATTGCTGACACACGGACATGAGGATCATATAGGGGCTATCCCTTATCTGTTCCAGAAATTAGGAAGTACAGATATAACTATTTACGGAGGGAAACTTACTCTGGAACTTGCAAAAGCCAAGTTTGAGAAGAAAGATGCAGTAATCCCTAAGATGAAAGTAGTAAAAGGAAGAACAAAGCTAAAGCTTTCAAAGTATTTTTCCGTGGAATTCATAAGTGTAACACACAGTATAGCAGACTGTTATGCAATCTGTATTAAGGCACCGGCAGGAGTAATACTGCATTCAGGTGACTTTAAGGTAGATTTGACTCCGGTAGACGGAGAAGGATTCGATTTTGCACGTTTGTCACAATTAGGTGAAGAAGGTGTGGATCTTTTACTATCGGATAGTACCAATGCAGCTGTTCCGGGATTTACACCATCTGAAAGAAGTGTAGGCGAAAGTCTGAGAGAGGAATTCGGAAAAGCTAAAGGAAGAATCATAATAGCAGCGTTTGCATCTCACATACACAGATTACAGCAAATAGTGGATATAGCACAGCTGTATAACAGAAAAATAGCAATAGACGGAAGAAGTATGGTAAAAGTATTTGATATCGCATCAAGACTTGGTTACCTGAAATTTCCTAAAAATATGATAGTTGACCTTCAGAAGTCAGATAAACTTGCTCCTGAAAAAGCAATTATACTATGTACGGGAACACAGGGAGAACCTTTGGCGGCATTGTCAAGAATAGCCAACGGGACACATAAGTATATTTCCCTGAGAGAAGGAGACACTGTAATAATATCAGCTACACCAATACCGGGTAATGAAAAAGCTGTTTATAAAAATATAAATCATCTGCTTAAAAAGAATGCAAATGTGGTATTTGAAAAGGTAGTGGGAATACACGTTTCAGGACATGGATGCCAGGAAGAGCAGAAAATAATGCTAAGCCTTGTAAAACCTAAGTTTTTCATGCCTGTTCACGGTGAGTATATGATGTTAAAGAAACATAAGGAACTTGCTGTAGCAACAGGAGTACAGCCGGATAATGTTATTCTTACAGAAAACGGAAACAAGGTAGAACTTACAAAATCACACTGCAGAATAACAGGAAAAGTACAAAGCGGAATGACATTAATAGATGGTTTCGGAATCGGAGATGTGGGGAATATAGTTCTTAAAGACAGACAGAATCTTGCAGATGACGGAATAGTAATAATAACAGTTTCCCAGTATAAAAACGGAAAGTTCAATAAGCAGATAGAATTGGTAACAAGAGGATTTATATATAACAGAGAATCTGAAAACCTTATTCTGGAAACTAAAGAGCTGATAAAACTGGAACTGGAAAGCATAGAAACAAAAGAGATAAAAGAAATAAGCAAAGTTAAGCAGCTGCTAAAAAGCAAAGTAGGAGAATTTTTATACAAAAAGACAAATAGAGAACCTATAATTTTGCCGATAATAATGGAGGTTTAG